Proteins from a genomic interval of Zingiber officinale cultivar Zhangliang chromosome 1B, Zo_v1.1, whole genome shotgun sequence:
- the LOC121991975 gene encoding patellin-4-like, which translates to MNAEVMKTESGAAKATDPVGEHNAVQKEAKEATTVGAEGEKKLDAAVEEKTEAATTVLVPSDEKKLEKEDKEPEMGTEDAIKVVVPASEEKKPEKETEEAPKVVAASEEKNPDAVEREIEKANEITEKNAEAAEKEAEVEMKMAEALEEKKSAVVEKETEEDATAAEVKKEEGGLVMEKASSFKEESNFLSDLKESEKKALVELRAAVEEAILENKIFRDEPESSEGKKDEEKEKAHEEGQKVELDKSAEANHAGEEKSPDLEEKSAQIAASEAEEYKEKAGAVKVESETVEEKAIDEEVTLWGVPLLPSKGAERTDVILLKFLRARDFKVKDAFQMLKNVLRWRKESNIDSVLDEEVESSVAGDLAVCCYMDGVDREDHPICYNVSGVFQNDALYLKTFGSEEGRERFLRWRIRLMEEGIRLLDFKPGGVASLLQITDLKNSPGPGKKELRTTMKQVVQLFQDNYPEFVARNIFINVPFWYYAFNALISPFLTQRTKSKFVFARPSKVSDTLLKHIPAEALPVRYGGFKRENDTEFSAEDSEVSELILKSNSTEIVEIPIPEAGSIAIWDLSVLGWEVNYKEEFVPTDEGSYTIVVKKGKKLGPHEEPMRNSFRNNEPGTIALTIENTTFWKKKALYRYKVKSQRS; encoded by the exons ATGAACGCCGAGGTGATGAAGACCGAATCAGGCGCCGCCAAGGCGACCGATCctgtgggggagcacaatgcagTCCAGAAGGAAGCGAAGGAGGCGACTACGGTGGGGGCTGAAGGAGAGAAGAAGCTTGACGCCGCGGTGGAAGAGAAAACAGAGGCGGCGACTACGGTACTGGTGCCTTCCGATGAGAAGAAGCTAGAGAAGGAAGACAAGGAACCTGAAATGGGAACAGAAGATGCGATCAAGGTAGTAGTGCCGGCttctgaagagaagaaacccgaGAAGGAAACGGAGGAGGCGCCTAAGGTAGTGGCTGCTTCGGAAGAGAAGAATCCCGACGCAGTTGAGAGGGAAATAGAGAAGGCGAATGAAATAACGGAGAAGAATGCCGAAGCAGCAGAGAAGGAAGCGGAAGTGGAGATGAAGATGGCGGAGGCTTTGGAAGAGAAGAAGTCCGCCGTGGTTGAGAAGGAAACAGAGGAGGATGCGACTGCAGCGGAGGTGAAGAAGGAGGAGGGCGGTCTGGTTATGGAGAAGGCCTCGTCCTTCAAGGAGGAGAGCAACTTCTTGTCGGATCTCAAGGAGTCCGAGAAGAAGGCGCTGGTGGAGCTCAGAGCCGCCGTCGAGGAGGCCATCCTCGAGAACAAGATTTTTAGAGATGAGCCGGAGTCGTCGGAGGGAAAGAAGgacgaggagaaggagaaggcccATGAAGAAGGGCAAAAAGTGGAACTTGACAAATCTGCGGAGGCGAATCACGCCGGCGAAGAAAAGTCGCCGGATTTGGAGGAGAAATCTGCCCAAATTGCGGCATCCGAGGCCGAGGAGTATAAGGAGAAGGCGGGGGCCGTTAAAGTGGAATCAGAAACCGTAGAAGAAAAGGCGATCGACGAGGAAGTTACCTTGTGGGGCGTTCCGCTGCTGCCGAGCAAGGGCGCCGAACGCACTGACGTGATCCTCCTCAAGTTCCTCCGCGCCCGCGACTTCAAGGTCAAGGACGCCTTCCAGATGCTGAAGAACGTGCTTCGCTGGCGGAAGGAATCAAATATCGATTCGGTTCTCGACGAGGAGGTTGAATCCTCCGTCGCCGGAGATCTCGCGGTGTGCTGCTACATGGACGGCGTCGACCGCGAGGACCATCCGATCTGCTATAACGTATCCGGCGTGTTCCAGAACGACGCGCTCTACCTGAAGACGTTCGGCAGCGAGGAGGGCAGGGAGAGGTTCCTGAGGTGGAGGATTCGGCTGATGGAGGAGGGAATCCGACTGCTCGACTTCAAGCCCGGCGGCGTCGCCTCGCTGCTGCAGATCACTGATCTGAAGAACTCGCCGGGGCCGGGGAAGAAGGAGCTTCGGACAACCATGAAGCAGGTGGTGCAGCTGTTTCAGGACAACTATCCGGAATTCGTCGCAAGAAAT ATATTCATCAATGTTCCTTTCTGGTACTATGCGTTCAATGCTTTGATCTCTCCTTTCTTGACGCAAAGGACCAAGAGCAAGTTTGTGTTTGCTCGCCCATCAAAAGTTTCAGATACACTTCTCAA GCACATCCCTGCCGAAGCTCTCCCTGTCCGATATGGTGGTTTCAAACGAGAAAATGATACGGAATTCTCTGCAGAAGACAGCGAGGTTTCTGAGCTCATTCTAAAATCCAACTCAACTGAAATTGTTGAGATTCCTATTCCAGAG GCTGGAAGTATTGCCATATGGGACTTGAGTGTTCTGGGATGGGAGGTCAACTACAAGGAGGAGTTCGTCCCGACTGATGAGGGGTCCTACACCATCGTTGTGAAGAAGGGAAAGAAGTTGGGCCCGCACGAGGAACCGATGCGCAACTCGTTCAGGAACAATGAACCTGGGACGATCGCGCTCACCATCGAGAACACTACATTCTGGAAAAAGAAGGCTTTGTATCGCTACAAGGTGAAGAGCCAGAGGAGTTGA